A DNA window from Hymenobacter aquaticus contains the following coding sequences:
- a CDS encoding glycosyltransferase family 117 protein: protein MRSYKSLNNLVGWLVFAIATLTYLLTLEPTASFWDCGEFIACSYKLLVPHPPGAPTFLLLGRLFSLFSFGDPTKVSVLINTLSALSSSFTVLFLFWTITMLAKKLVLHRPGMHDDRTLEPTGGQTLLILGAGVVGALAFAFSDSFWFNAVEAEVYAMSALCTAAVVWIMLKWENRADEADSDKWLILIAYVIGLSIGVHLLNLLAIPALGFIYYYRRNPNPTMRGGIFTLVISSVIVGLILAGIIPGLPTLAGAFEVFFVNSIGLPFNSGLVFFLLLFVALIWFGFRYSFKAHNRLINTAMLSFVFILIGYSSYLIVPIRSSYHPTINENDPEDVLSFVSYLKREQYGDRPLLYGPQFNAEPVDQKEGAPRYVRKGDKYVVAERRLETIYRDEDKMLIPRIYSPAPEHLYNYKKWVDIQEGVKPTMGQNLSFLFRYQMGHMYWRYFLWNYVGRDSDIQQAGVVWPTSANSGLPERIASSPARNNFFAIPLIMGLIGLFFHVRRDGRNALVIGLLFVFTGLAIVFYLNQPPIEPRERDYTFTGATYAFAIWIGLGVLGLADLLKAVLKADGARAVAATLIGLLAPGLMVAQGWDDHDRSDRYNSVDSAKNLLNSCAPNAILFTNGDNDTFPLWYAQEVEGVRTDVRVAVLSYLNTDWYIEQMKRRSYLSQPLPISMKSDNYAQGTNDYLPYVENPAVQEVNLREFIGLVDQGSPLLQVQTQSGRPLLSFPTRKFYLPVDTTAVEALGIIPKERRKQLVSRMEWDMGKGAIEKKNLVILDMLATNNWKRPIYFSSTVNSADFMNLQPYFQLEGMAYRVLPAKDPNYDPRGNEGYVEKDLMFENMMKKFAFRNLDRADIFYDENNLRFPANYREKFARLAEAYLAAGDKVRAKEVLDKCFAVMPDKSIRYDYYVPQFVVPLVQVGEKARANEIMDTMTNRAQQSLAYYSTTNSSLFDMEVQTNLMALQSVYRAAEEVGDQARSKKALDLLNQYYPRQ, encoded by the coding sequence ATGCGGAGTTACAAAAGCCTGAATAATCTAGTTGGCTGGCTCGTTTTTGCCATTGCCACCCTCACGTATCTGCTCACCCTGGAACCCACGGCCAGCTTCTGGGACTGCGGCGAGTTTATTGCCTGCTCCTACAAGCTGCTGGTGCCCCACCCTCCGGGAGCCCCGACTTTCCTGCTGCTGGGCCGCCTGTTTTCGCTGTTTTCTTTCGGCGACCCAACCAAGGTGTCGGTGCTGATTAATACGCTGTCGGCGCTGAGCAGCTCCTTTACCGTGCTGTTCCTGTTCTGGACCATCACGATGCTGGCCAAAAAGCTGGTGCTGCACCGCCCCGGCATGCACGACGACCGCACGCTGGAGCCCACCGGCGGCCAGACGCTGCTGATTCTGGGCGCGGGCGTCGTCGGGGCCTTGGCCTTCGCCTTCTCCGACTCGTTCTGGTTTAACGCCGTGGAAGCCGAGGTATACGCCATGTCGGCGCTGTGCACGGCGGCCGTGGTCTGGATTATGCTGAAGTGGGAAAACCGTGCCGACGAGGCTGATTCCGACAAGTGGCTGATCCTGATTGCCTACGTCATTGGCCTGAGCATCGGGGTGCACTTGCTGAACCTGCTGGCTATTCCGGCCCTGGGATTTATCTACTACTACCGCCGCAACCCAAACCCCACGATGCGGGGCGGCATTTTCACGCTGGTTATCAGCAGCGTGATTGTGGGCCTGATTCTGGCCGGCATCATTCCCGGCCTGCCCACGCTGGCCGGTGCCTTCGAAGTATTCTTCGTGAACAGCATCGGGCTGCCCTTCAACTCGGGCCTGGTGTTCTTCCTGCTGCTGTTCGTGGCCCTGATCTGGTTTGGCTTCCGCTATTCCTTCAAGGCGCACAACCGCCTGATCAACACGGCTATGCTGAGCTTCGTGTTTATCCTGATCGGCTACTCGTCGTACCTGATTGTGCCGATTCGCTCCAGCTACCACCCCACCATCAACGAAAACGACCCCGAGGACGTGCTGTCCTTCGTGAGCTACCTCAAGCGCGAGCAGTACGGCGACCGGCCCTTGCTCTACGGCCCGCAGTTCAACGCCGAGCCCGTCGACCAGAAGGAAGGCGCGCCCCGCTACGTGCGCAAGGGTGATAAGTACGTGGTAGCCGAGCGCCGCCTCGAAACCATCTACCGCGACGAGGACAAGATGCTGATTCCGCGCATCTACAGCCCCGCCCCCGAGCACCTCTACAACTACAAGAAGTGGGTCGACATTCAGGAAGGCGTGAAGCCCACGATGGGCCAGAACCTGAGCTTTTTGTTCCGCTACCAGATGGGCCACATGTACTGGCGCTACTTCCTGTGGAACTACGTGGGCCGCGACAGTGACATTCAGCAGGCTGGCGTGGTGTGGCCGACCAGTGCCAACAGCGGCCTGCCCGAGCGGATTGCCAGCAGCCCGGCCCGCAACAACTTCTTCGCTATTCCGCTCATCATGGGCCTGATTGGCCTGTTCTTCCACGTGCGCCGCGACGGACGCAACGCCCTGGTTATCGGCCTGCTGTTCGTGTTTACGGGTCTGGCCATCGTGTTCTACCTCAACCAGCCGCCCATCGAGCCCCGCGAGCGGGACTACACCTTCACGGGTGCCACCTACGCCTTTGCCATCTGGATTGGCCTGGGCGTGCTGGGCCTGGCGGATTTGCTGAAAGCCGTGCTCAAGGCCGACGGCGCCCGCGCCGTGGCCGCCACGCTGATTGGCCTGCTGGCCCCCGGCCTGATGGTGGCCCAGGGCTGGGACGACCACGACCGGTCGGACCGCTACAACTCGGTGGACTCGGCCAAGAACCTGCTGAACAGCTGCGCCCCGAACGCCATTCTGTTTACCAACGGCGACAACGACACCTTCCCGCTCTGGTACGCCCAGGAAGTGGAAGGCGTGCGGACCGACGTGCGCGTGGCCGTGCTCAGCTACCTGAATACCGACTGGTACATCGAGCAGATGAAGCGCCGCTCGTATTTGTCGCAGCCGCTGCCCATCTCGATGAAGAGCGACAACTACGCGCAGGGTACCAACGACTACCTGCCCTACGTGGAAAACCCGGCGGTGCAGGAAGTAAACCTGCGCGAGTTCATCGGCCTCGTAGATCAGGGCAGCCCGCTGCTGCAAGTGCAGACCCAGAGCGGCCGGCCGCTGCTGTCGTTCCCGACGCGCAAGTTTTACCTGCCCGTCGATACCACCGCCGTGGAAGCCTTGGGCATTATCCCGAAGGAGCGCCGCAAGCAGCTGGTTTCCCGCATGGAGTGGGACATGGGCAAGGGCGCCATCGAGAAGAAGAACCTCGTGATTCTGGACATGCTGGCCACCAACAACTGGAAGCGGCCCATCTACTTCTCCAGCACGGTAAACTCCGCCGACTTCATGAACCTGCAGCCTTATTTCCAGCTCGAAGGCATGGCTTACCGCGTGCTGCCGGCCAAAGACCCCAACTACGACCCGCGCGGCAACGAGGGCTACGTGGAGAAGGACCTCATGTTTGAGAACATGATGAAGAAGTTTGCCTTCCGCAACCTGGACCGCGCCGACATCTTCTACGACGAAAACAACCTGCGCTTCCCGGCCAACTACCGCGAAAAATTCGCGCGCCTGGCCGAAGCCTACCTGGCGGCCGGCGACAAAGTGAGAGCCAAGGAAGTGCTGGACAAGTGCTTCGCCGTGATGCCCGACAAGTCGATTCGCTACGACTACTACGTGCCGCAGTTTGTGGTGCCGCTGGTGCAGGTGGGCGAAAAGGCCCGGGCCAACGAAATCATGGATACCATGACCAACCGGGCCCAGCAGTCGTTGGCGTATTACAGCACCACCAACAGTTCCCTGTTCGACATGGAAGTACAGACCAACCTGATGGCTCTGCAGAGCGTGTACCGCGCCGCCGAGGAAGTCGGCGACCAGGCCCGCTCCAAGAAAGCTCTGGATTTGCTCAACCAGTACTACCCACGGCAGTAA
- a CDS encoding T9SS type A sorting domain-containing protein — MKTSTRLFLLLALVLAQLSTLAATVSLTRRHQVPVQAPAARVAAAPSVTPQLSVYPNPSKGLVMVTLEQKPAENYKLRFSNIIGREVRIITLRPELSQEGTAVNLSDLPAGVYFYSLLINDKVVSTKRLVLQN; from the coding sequence ATGAAAACTTCTACGCGTCTGTTTCTTCTGCTGGCTCTGGTGCTGGCGCAGCTTTCCACGCTGGCCGCTACCGTGAGCCTGACGAGGCGGCACCAGGTGCCGGTGCAGGCTCCCGCGGCGCGGGTGGCCGCCGCACCGTCCGTTACGCCTCAGCTGAGCGTGTACCCCAACCCCAGCAAAGGCCTAGTGATGGTGACGCTGGAGCAAAAACCCGCGGAAAACTACAAGCTGCGCTTTAGCAACATCATCGGCCGCGAGGTGCGCATTATCACGCTGCGGCCCGAACTCAGCCAGGAAGGCACGGCGGTAAACCTGTCGGATTTGCCGGCCGGGGTGTACTTCTACAGCCTGCTGATCAACGACAAAGTAGTGAGCACCAAGCGCCTGGTGCTGCAAAACTAA